In the genome of Planctomycetia bacterium, one region contains:
- a CDS encoding 50S ribosome-binding GTPase has product MSQSAFDTISLHLGELEEELTRWISRPHRWKVKPEQLSNGKELAKDLKRQANELAQTRPILIIMLMGGTGVGKSTLLNALAQGTIAEAAFTRPTTREPIVYLHESIDDKRLPESLRNCRHIRHKQPSLEHKILIDTPDLDSNETMHRDRLEAVLPAADIILYVGSQEKYHDQAGWDLFLKHRDRRAFAFVLNKWDRCLAEHSTGLRPDEDLLRDLSAAGFSEPLLFRVCAQQWLNATQTLHEGEQFQALRAWLENGLNQREMEAIRTKGIEQLLVQVDSLLSKAVPPDAEQSAQATQSAWQTIVKQEVNQQIDVILAGMAPHQRQLQQRYADYLSHPFKGMMGSFVSLLQLGRMRWLKGSLPQLPASTSEPGVSDLTGFAASCVQKSYQQSLSARKEALTDRLIARADELQLPVHQLAEEVQAHLKGITEATYSDTLNKVLLKAENELAGPGSWRKRMAPWWTWLGHLIPLGLLILVFVWQLYAKIAGTMYVSFTDLILMPLLATILGMLLLYFIYQFLVPVSWKRLAHHCRESLEHELEQRFMTSLSGLPRKQATLLKDERQQVQKMLEKTTVTRNLVRQQELTSQVAILYAQ; this is encoded by the coding sequence ATGAGCCAATCTGCCTTTGACACTATTTCGCTACACCTGGGTGAACTAGAAGAAGAACTGACTCGCTGGATTTCACGTCCACATCGATGGAAAGTTAAACCTGAGCAATTAAGCAATGGAAAAGAACTTGCCAAAGATCTGAAACGACAAGCCAATGAACTGGCTCAAACCAGGCCGATACTCATCATCATGCTGATGGGTGGCACCGGAGTTGGCAAATCAACACTCTTGAATGCACTGGCACAAGGAACCATTGCGGAAGCTGCATTTACCAGGCCCACTACTCGTGAACCTATTGTCTACCTGCATGAATCAATTGATGACAAACGCTTGCCTGAATCACTGCGGAACTGTCGTCATATCAGGCATAAGCAGCCTTCGCTCGAACATAAAATTCTAATAGATACTCCTGATCTGGATAGCAATGAAACCATGCACCGAGACCGATTGGAAGCAGTGCTGCCTGCTGCTGACATCATTCTTTATGTTGGTTCACAAGAAAAGTACCACGACCAGGCTGGCTGGGATTTATTTCTGAAACATCGTGATCGTCGAGCCTTTGCTTTTGTGCTGAATAAATGGGATCGATGCCTCGCTGAACACTCCACAGGATTGCGTCCCGACGAGGATTTGCTCCGGGACTTATCCGCAGCGGGTTTCTCAGAACCATTACTCTTTCGGGTGTGTGCCCAGCAATGGCTGAATGCAACACAAACTCTGCATGAAGGCGAACAGTTCCAGGCACTCCGAGCCTGGCTGGAGAATGGACTCAATCAACGTGAAATGGAAGCCATCCGCACCAAAGGGATCGAACAACTTCTCGTCCAAGTCGATTCTTTGTTAAGCAAAGCAGTGCCACCAGATGCTGAACAATCTGCACAGGCAACGCAATCTGCGTGGCAAACAATAGTAAAACAGGAAGTAAACCAACAGATCGATGTGATTCTGGCGGGCATGGCCCCTCACCAAAGGCAACTTCAGCAGCGTTATGCTGATTACCTTAGTCATCCATTCAAAGGCATGATGGGTTCGTTTGTCAGCCTGCTTCAACTTGGACGAATGCGTTGGCTGAAAGGGAGTTTACCACAATTGCCTGCTTCCACCAGTGAACCAGGGGTCAGCGATCTGACTGGTTTCGCAGCATCCTGCGTGCAGAAAAGTTATCAACAAAGCCTGTCAGCAAGGAAAGAGGCTCTGACTGATCGACTGATTGCACGTGCAGATGAATTGCAATTGCCAGTACATCAGCTTGCTGAAGAAGTTCAGGCACATTTGAAAGGAATCACTGAAGCAACATACTCTGACACGTTGAACAAAGTACTGCTTAAAGCTGAAAATGAATTAGCAGGCCCTGGATCATGGCGGAAGCGCATGGCACCGTGGTGGACCTGGCTGGGGCACCTCATCCCCCTCGGGTTACTAATTCTGGTGTTTGTCTGGCAACTCTATGCCAAAATTGCTGGCACGATGTATGTATCTTTTACTGATTTGATCCTGATGCCCTTACTCGCAACAATTCTTGGGATGCTGCTGCTTTATTTCATTTACCAATTCCTGGTGCCTGTTTCGTGGAAACGGCTGGCCCACCATTGTCGCGAATCGCTAGAGCATGAATTGGAGCAGCGTTTCATGACATCGCTCAGTGGGCTACCACGAAAGCAGGCGACTCTCCTTAAGGATGAACGTCAGCAAGTGCAGAAAATGCTCGAAAAAACGACTGTTACCAGAAATCTGGTTCGACAGCAGGAACTAACTTCCCAAGTCGCCATTCTTTACGCGCAGTAG